Within Phaeodactylum tricornutum CCAP 1055/1 chromosome 15, whole genome shotgun sequence, the genomic segment TCCGCTAGTTGCGTTCACTATACTAGAAACGGTTTGCGGTACAGTTTCATCTTTGACAAAAGCTCCCTCTGCGTAGCTCATACGACACTCGTAGAATCTGTATTTGCAATAGCAGCTGCAGCTCGTCAACGATCAAGTGCGCAGAAATCTCAGACGACGTTCACCCAAAACTATGTAAAGCTCTGAACGAATGTATATGCAAGTCAAATTTTAAGTTTacgatttcttcctccaCACATCGACACTTAAGATTTTTTTTGGTTTACATAGAtgaatcgtcgtcatcactgTCTGTTCCAAAACTGCTATTGTGTTCGCCGAACTCAACGTTGCAGTATTCGATTTGAGCCTGCGGTGGCGGAGGAGGCCATTCCGATCGAGGCTTGCCGCGTACCTCCATCATGCGCTCGTAACGCTTGCGGTTTCGTTCCACACGCAGTAGGCCGTCATCAAATTTGATCGCTTCCAGTGGCAGCGTACCGTCAATGTATAAGTTGTACCAGTTGCTTCCAAAGCATTGTGTAAGATTTTCGTTCGTAAACACATCCATCTTTGCGCAAGCTCGGGCAATCGCCAGCTGTTCAGCACGGTGAGCTCGAAAAGATTCCAAGCGGTAAATAAGGGGAAGGACCGAAAATAGTACACAGCAAAAGCCAGTGATCAGTACGATGGCAGCCAGGACAACCCAGATAAAATAGGCCATCCCTGTGGGTAACTCATCCAACCACTCCAGAATCTTCCAATCGGGGTAAGAGACGGTCCTGGTTGTAGGAGATGGAGGCGATGGCACAAGCCGAGTCGAATTTTCTGCTGGTGTCAATGAGTCGTTGGAAATTAAGCCTGGCTGCAACCGTCTCAGATTTGGTCGAGCTTGAATGTCATCTCCCTTCCGCGGTAAACCGTGATAGTGAATAAGGTGTCGTGAGGATTGACGGATTTCACCAATGTTTTGCAATATGGTAACGGCGACCATCTCGTCGATTTCAATTTCAGAGTGTTGCGAAGCAAAATTTTCGTCAACGATTGTAGTGGTAATCATAACTTGCCCGTTGGCGTATTCGAGTCGGGTGACGTCGGTGTCGTGCACTAGACCACCGTGCGCGACAGGCGTCGCGGTCGAGCTACCGCCGTTGTACACGATGGTGAACGTGTCCATTCCAACCACCGTGGCATCCAAAACTGTTGTGCACACCGAAAATGCTTCCCCAGGGAGAAAGAAAtctgctttttctttcctGCAAAGGACGTTTCCATGTTTGAAAAAATGGTCACGCTGGCAAAAACAAAGAGCATCAGCATTGATAAGCACAATGGAGCATATGAACAAAATCTGGGATCTCATGGCGCTGTGACCACTGATTGATATTCTGAAGCAATGGCTTTGCGTTTGTACTGAGTCGGAAAAAGTGTCTGGAAGGGGGGCACGGGACACCAGGCTTGTTGCAAAATTGCTGACAGTGTGCGGGGCCCACGACTTCATTAAACGGACGTTTGTTGCCAAACGTGTGGGGGCGTTCAGAGGAGTCGTGTCTTCTACCGATCCCAAATCAACGTTTTTTCGAATGTTTACGGTTGGATGGACCAGTTTCGCACCTCCCCCGAAAAAAGTTGGCCGGTTTACTCCGGGAGTGCATACAGTTCCATCCGGGATGCGAGCCGTTCGCGCGACGCGTTTTCAAAGGTCATTATTCCCTCACGCAGGATCTTCCACACACCGAACGCAGCTCCCATATAAACTGTATAAAAcaacaatcgcaacaaaAAGTCAGAACGCGATTGGTCTTATCTTTTAAACATAACAGGATGTTGATGCTTTTCGATCATACAAAACAAACGACCTTACCAAGTGGCATGGGTAAATAGTTTCGAAAACCCAGTGTGAAGCCAAAGGCCATAAGCAACCCATGCAATTGAATTGACAGAATTTGCCGCGACGAAAAGACGTCACCGTTCCAGAACTGGATCAAATCTCCTGCGACACCGAGGGCCATTGGAATAACAAAAATCCACGTATTGCCATTGAGCCACTCAGCTTGGTACGAAGGAATTAAAGGCCAAGCACGCCACAGTAAGAGTGCCAAG encodes:
- a CDS encoding predicted protein, translated to MGETQLIKRSNRRSFFKVGGLHFGMHGLLGFSSLSLTILAYYSYPSEYPIWIGLSQVANLVTVTHARNLLSQVPASTQIFPGIVAPHKEAFQRTISGMQYLVTRVTCLVFRDHSMDIGFRSTLALLLWRAWPLIPSYQAEWLNGNTWIFVIPMALGVAGDLIQFWNGDVFSSRQILSIQLHGLLMAFGFTLGFRNYLPMPLVYMGAAFVNRPTFFGGGAKLVHPTVNIRKNVDLGSVEDTTPLNAPTRLATNVRLMKSWAPHTVSNFATSLVSRAPLPDTFSDSRDHFFKHGNVLCRKEKADFFLPGEAFSVCTTVLDATVVGMDTFTIVYNGGSSTATPVAHGGLVHDTDVTRLEYANGQVMITTTIVDENFASQHSEIEIDEMVAVTILQNIGEIRQSSRHLIHYHGLPRKGDDIQARPNLRRLQPGLISNDSLTPAENSTRLVPSPPSPTTRTVSYPDWKILEWLDELPTGMAYFIWVVLAAIVLITGFCCVLFSVLPLIYRLESFRAHRAEQLAIARACAKMDVFTNENLTQCFGSNWYNLYIDGTLPLEAIKFDDGLLRVERNRKRYERMME